The Ziziphus jujuba cultivar Dongzao chromosome 5, ASM3175591v1 genome segment AACAAAAGTCATATTCAACTTGAAGGAAATAGTCTTTTTGAAGCTCCCTACTTAGAGGAGAGGAGAGGGAAGAATCAGCatatactattattgttattccttTTTGTTCGTATGCTCTTTCAGTTTCCTAGTTGATTTTTGCTTCTGTGACCTAAGTATAGAGAAAAATGCCCACACAATTTATTACACCACCTGTAGTATCTGATTTCTCTAACGTAGACTAGGGTTTCTACCTAATATTTATGCTAATTGTACTGTGCATCTGGTGAATGATGATTCATTCAGTCCACCAGAATAAGATATTTCAATTGGTACCTATAAATTTCATCATGATAAAATCTGCACCACTTATTTTTGGGGCCTGAATTCCTGGACTTGGTTGGGTGCTGAAACCCACCAGCCAGACTTTTGAGTTTTATTTATCTTGATAACTATTTGAATTTGAGTCTACAAATATGCTTGGTGCCTATAATCTTTTAAGGATGATAACACAGTAGAGCTGATCTGGTTCTCAGTCTAAATTTTTAACAATGTTATACCTTCGAATCTGGAGTTCTTTATTCAACTTCATGtgtttaattttaacttttaccACTAGATTTCCCCAGATATCTTCGAAAAGTTTAGTTGATGCACCTGATCTAAATCTCATCTGAATTTTCAACGATGTTTATACCTTCGAATCCCATGGTATCATCAATCCATTTTTCTAAACTAGGTTTTGTATTGGTTTTTCCCCTCTGGAGTTCTTTATTCAACTTCATGTGTTTACTTGTATTTTAACTGTTACTATACTATATATTCCCTCTGTATCTTATAATAGTAGAGCCGATGCAAATGTTGAGTTTTTATGGGAGTTATTTGATTAGTGTTCCTTGATATGGAGCGTTCTGTATTTCTTAGGTTTACTTCCCCTCCTTGCTCTGTATTCCAATGGATAAAGCAGTTTGAGCTATTTGTATTCGAACTGTGACCCAAGTCTGAGCCGCTAGGTGAAGGCTGACTTTAAGAGAGGTAAAATGTAAATTTAACCTTTCGATATATGTCAACTTGACTGCTCTTCTAATTTGGTAGTTCAAACGATCATATTTCTTGCTCATAATTTACTTATAAACTGTTCTCTGcggaaaataaaaagttaccTATGAACTGTGAAAATGAATGACATTTTAACTGCTAAAAAGCAGATGCTGCTGTGTATGATAACTGTTatggagaaagaaagagaaaccgTGTAAGGAAACAAGATCTTGTCTTGTCCAAGTATGATTGAAGCTTATTACTCATGGTTGGTGTTTTGTACATTTCGAAGCTAGAAAATGAGAACTGACACTGTAAAAGTCCCTACATGTGCGTGAATACCATTCATTTAGATTACTATATTTGAagaatttcttcaaatattctAGCTGGACATATTCCGTTCACCCTTTTCTTCGTAACAGACCTTTATGTATATTCTGATATAAATTCTTGTGTGGATTCCTTGAATTGATATGTTTATATGCGCATTTCCTATAATTAGCACAGAGCTTGAAGAATAAAAATCACCACCACATGTTTTCCTTTGGTTGCGGAAACTGTCTTTAAAAATTGCCTTGGTGTCTCTGTTAGATCACATTTATGCCGTCGGTGTGAATTACTGATCAGGACGAAAATGTCATATTAAGCAAACGTGCAGTGTGGGACCATCAAATTTGACTGGGATGGGATAGCAATGAGGTTTGACTAGATATGGTTGAAACAACTGTGATATCATCATTCTCGTCGTCTTTTACGCCTCAAGGGTCATGAATTTTTATGGACAGTCCGTTCAGGAAACAAATGGGTCTCACTCGGTTCTTTTGGTCCTTAAGACTTTTTTCATATTAGCCCTGTCTAGTTGCTGAACCACATTCGTACAgcctaaaataatttattcctTCTTTTAAAGTGTGTAGTGGAGGGATCGTGATCCTACAAAACATTCGAAGCTTATCCAAATAATCTctcttttgttttataattttttttttattttaaagaaaaaaggtctttttcagaaaaaaggaaaatgaaaaaagagcAACCATGTTTCCAGTGACTCACCCGGATGCATCCTAAATAGATGAACACCATACTGATTTCCATTAAGCATTAGAAACTCGTATTGCCATATTCCTTTTTAGTTCATACACCAAATAGAACTGAAGTAAAAGTCTTCAATCaagttttcatattattttctttagcAAAGGTTTGAATATCCTAATCTcaatactaaataataataataataaatcgttGAGCTTATTCATCTTTAATCATTTTAGAAAGGAATAGGAAATTGTTAaagaaacttatatatatatatatatatatatatatatatataaacttcatAATTTTATAAGAATGCACGCTGTGTTTATATTTAGTTCAAATCAAGAACGTCATATTTTCAAGTCCCAACTATAAatagaatataaagaaaataaaagagtaaTTACATTTTTAGTACTTAATATCccattatttaatttgtattattttagaCAACAACATTTAGCATCCACTAAAACTTATCTAAGCTGTTTATACCAGAAAAATGCATTTTTGTGCTATATTTGGGCAAAGCTTTCAAACATCAAGTTCACTAGTATACTTTttcagcaaaaaagaaaaaagaaaaaaaaaaaaaacagttcacTAGCATACTTAGAAATCAAAAACAAGTTGGTTAGTAAACTTTTCCCAGGACGTGTACTTCAAAGCAACCTTTTGACAACACGGAACGTGGGTAGTGAACCCCTTTGATTTGAACAAAGGTTAAACTGTATTATTTTTCGTTTTTGCTCTGAAAATGTAGTTAAAAAGATCGTTGCATATCGTCTTGCATTTACTAattacattgaaaaaaaaataattcccaAAATAAATGACAGAAAATTAAAGTCACCACATCCTAGCATTAACAATCACAAGAAAAATGTCATGCATTCCCGTGGATCTTCAGAAAAAGTTGACCAAGACAGGTCACAGCCATCAAAGGGCTACACTACACATCACGGtctaacaaaatatttctttttctatataattttcaaCCTTTTCCAATTTGCTGCAAATTTTCATGTAAGTTTCAAATTATTTGGtcgattatcaattttttacttTCTATTTTCTCTTTGCTGAAAAAGAAGAAACGTTCATCAAACGCCACACAAAGGGTTAGAATGCGCCCAAGCAAACAGAGATAATGCTTTTCAATATATAGCTTCAAGCAATAAAAGGGGACTTGAGAAACACAagctaattaaaaattaaggggaaaaaaaaaaaaaaaaaaaaaaggagaagacaGTTCGTCAACCATTCCAAAAACAAGAGACGAGAATTTgcctaaataagaaaaaaaaaagaaaaaaaaaaaaaaccacagaaTAACAACcccaaatcaacaaaatgagAGCACCTTCCCCCGTTAAAAACATTTAGAGGAGAAGTTCTTCcctaaaatatttgatttcttttgttGCCAGTGAAACTATGCTCCTCCTTGCTGTTCGTCATCACGTTTGGGTGCTGCTTCCTTGATCTCATCAGCCCCATCATCCTGATTTCAATTCCAAAATTCAAAACccagattaaatatatatatacatatatataatatgttcttgtaaaagaaaaaattacaagtAAAAAGAGTAAGGTCCAATTTTCAATACCTGCATGTCAGAGGTCCAGAGGGTGAGGTTGTCACGAAGAAGTTGCATGATCAAAGTGCTGTCCTTGTACGACTCCTCGCCCAGAGTGTCCAATTCAGCAATTGCTTCATCAAAGGCCTGGATAGTTTTTTGCAGTAAAACCAAAGTCAGATTTAAATCTAATCTAACATTGgaaataagaaagaaacaaaaacagaatAAATCAATTGTTTACACCAATTTTCTATGAGCATAATCATGAATAGTTGGGATTCAAAAAGAGGATGAATTTCTAGATTCTGGATACCAAAGCACAAAGATTATATTAACTCGATAGCTTcttggatttcaagaattttctCAGCCAGCTAGAAAAATTAAGCTGATGATTGATTACCTGTTTAGCAAGATTGCAGGCTCGGTCAGGAGAGTTCAGAATCTCATAGTAAAACACGGAGAAATTGAGAGCCAGTCCAAGACGGATTGGATGTGTAGGTGCCAATTCAGCATTGGCAATATCCTGCACAAtgcaataacaacaataaataaTCCACATCAAATATGAAGGATTTATTCTCTAAATCATACAGATTAACTCTTAACACAACCCCCACAAATCAGTTACAGGAAAATTTTCGAAAACCAAGCGACATTTACGAAGAAGCAAAATCAGAACACAGATCTGCGTTCGTTTTCTGCAGGCAATACGATCCAAATAAAACAGACTGAGCGAGACTACGAAAAGTTAAACCACAAGCTCACACAGATCCGCATTGCACGAAGAAATTGAAATTCGAATACGCAGACCGtaaaaaaccaaaagcaaaaatttccgatcaaaaaaaaaaaaaaaaaaaaaaagcctcacATGCAAAGGTAAGAACAAAACAGACAGAAGCAGGCacataaaaaatgttttatacCTGAGCGGACTTGTAAGCAGTGAGAGTACTCTCAGCGGCCTCTTTGCGTTCGGCTCCGGTCTTGAACTCAGCAAGGTAACGGTGGTAATCGCCCTTCATCTTGAGATAAAAGACCTTGGAGTCGCCGGAGGAGGCGGAAGGGATAAGGCGAGAGTCGAGGAGCTTGAGAATACCATCGCAGATGTTGGAGAGCTCGGTCTCGATCTTAGATCGGTAATCGCGGATCACAGTTACGTGGTCCTCGTTGCCACGGCTCTCCTCCTTCTGCTCGATGGAGGAGATGATCCTCCATGAAGCTCGGCGAGCGCCGATCACGTTCTTGTAAGCGACGGAGAGGAGGTTTCGCTCCTCGACGGTGAGCTCCTCGTTGTCGACGGAGGCCGAAACCTTCTCCATGAACTCCACCATCTCTTCGTAGCGCTCAGCTTGCTCTGCAAGCTTCGCCATGTACACGTTCTCTTCGCGAGGCGAGGGTGCCACGGCCATTGTTGTTTCAGAGAGagacgagagagagagaaagagggataGATCTGGGGTTGGATTGAgagagacagaaagagagagaaagagagagtgggtttttgaaaagaaaatgggGAGGTGATTTTGTTTGGGGGTGGTAGTGGAGCGATAATTGCGTCGAGGGTAGCGAGGAGGGGATTTTTGTGGGATGCGATCTGGGCCGTTGGATCGGAGATGATTTTTGCGAGTTGTGCGTGTGGGTgtgctgttgttgttgtgttTTTGGCAGGTACAGATGGCAGCTGGCAAACACGGGGGTTTtttgattttccattttttttctttttttgtttttataaaaaaatatatacaaaatttgaaCTTGAATTTGAAacgaatattattattaaaaagtatGAAGCCAGcctttatttcattatttgaattTTCAGAACCAATTAAGAAGCACAGGCAAGAACCAGAACAGAAAAGAGCTGTTCTCATGAAAAAGTTGAATTGGATGCCCATATGGGCTTGTTTCCACCTTGGATTCGCCGTCATTTTCAATTGGGCTGACCCACTTTAATGGGCTGGACAAAATCTGAGTCGGACTATGAGTGCGTATTATGTGTAATTTTGAAACCAATAGAAatttagcttttattttcaacaattAAGACGTTAACAAGGTTTTTCtactttataaattttgttatgTATCATATAATTGGTTTTCTTAGATGGTCAATAAAATTGCTTATGCACAGTTTCTATGGCCCGTCTGGAATAAATAGCTTTCTTTTGaagcttttgatttttcttgtGTTGCTTGGTCTCTTGATTGATTGGGACATGTGACTTGTGTTCTAGTTGAGATTTCTTTGAATTATGTTCTAATTTTGTAACTTAATGCTTATGTAAATGTCACTGCTAAGTTCTTCGTTAGTTTGTTAGAAATGAAAGCCATTTTGACCAATAGGGCAATTTTGTCTGGTCGGTGAAGAAACCATGTAAATTATCAAGTCCAAAAGGTTTGTCTCTTTCCTCAAAACTCAATTTTCGTTATTGCACTGTTTTGTAGCTTAACCTGAtctatttccttcaattttgaaACTCTTTCTCAAATTCTAATCGGCATGGTAAAAGCCTCTTCAACTTCATGCATGCATAATGAGTAATTAACTGTAGACCTTTTCTTTGATGTTTTTGGGcgtaaattttaatatatgatttttaactttttcatgCAAAAAAGAGGATTCAATGATTAATTAGTCAaaagttgtaaattttttaattttaattagccAATCTCAGCTCAAGAATCCACCAAATATGGACCTGCTTCTAGAATTTTGTGGGCAGTTTTTTGTGGGTCTTCCATCGACCGGCTTCCTCTTTGTGTGGTGTAATGCCACATCCTGGTGAGGTGAGGTGTGCTTCTTTCTCCGGCTCATATTCCACATTTCAAATGcagaatcaaataaataaataagtgaattaTATAACATCTTATACACCCAAGGGATGGATCAAATGGAAAGAAGCCATCGACCCATCAAACTTGTTCGCTGATCTATTTATCCTTAAAATCTGAACTGATGATATTCATCAGgagattttttttgcttgagttaaaaataataataataataataattataacatcTTATAAcctaaagagaaaatgccattgaaaaatttggtgatgttttttcaaattttttaagtcCTTGTCGATTCACTTTTAATAACATTAGACTTTTATGACTAATTCTCTATTAGGAACTACTAATAACCTTTTTaagaaaggaaatatatatatttatataaatatatagatatatatatatatatatatatatatatatattccattacACTTCATATTATTGAGACTTTGATTGTTGGTACGTGGAAGAAATCAGCTACATTAATATCTTATTTGAGCTCAGACAGAATATCTAAGAGATACACTCACTTTAAGCCCATCCAAGTGtcctataaaattataaattattagtaaacgaaattaatttaatcaaacgTACAAACGTGgctaatttttaataaaactttgACAGATACAAAACCCGATTCCAGCATCCACTTTGTGCCATCGAGAATGATCGATGATACTTTTCTATGAACTGTAAGAAACTCCATTTGATATTCATAGACCTATAATAGTGATGTCAAAGTTGATTGGACACTTTTCCTTTCTATTATATTGTGTTATTATTCATATCTAAGTCAGCTGGGTCATTCCTAATTAATGAAGTAATCCAAAGAATAAAAGGATATCAAAAGGAGACCATTTGCATGCCAAGAGTGGAAATGTTCGTTCATATATAACACGAATGAAGGAATGTTGATCTCTCAAAAGTCATCTTAAACTATttcatttaatttgaatataaaattagattatatGTGTCTGTTAGAACATTTCAGTAATTTTTTCTTGgacaaaaatttccaaattcaGATTTTTACCCCTCCgctatatataaaaggaatgTATATGAGCAATAAGGAACTTTGATTGTTCACTATACCATACAATACCTAATTAAAAGaattagattttcaaaaattccatatAAAAATTCCCAATTTAGATTTTCACAaatcacatatttatataattaaaaaaatgtatattaccAAGTATAGCACTTTGgttgctgttttcttttttttttttttttttggtgaataagcaCTTTGGTAGCTCACTATACCATacaaaaccaaatttaattgtattttacatataaatacCAGTTTAGTTTAGGGTATTCCATCAAATTCAGCATTATCATTCACTGCAAATGGTTTGCTTTATGTTgtatgttttctgttttcagcAATGCAAAAGATTTCTTTATTCATCTAAAAAGTACCCTCTTTTATATATTGTATGTCACTTGGTCTGGCAATTTTCAGTAGGAGAGAAGACTTGAAGACTTGTAATGCCTGTAATTACAAGTTGTTACACGAAGAAAATTTGCAGTTTCAAGCTGCCTAAATAAAGTCAGAAACAGGAAAGTTTTCTCCACTTCACAGTTCATACCAAAGGGAAATATCTGATAGGCCTTTTTAAGTTTTAGCCAAGCTCTTGCAATTGAGACCAGAATGGGTTCACTGATTTTGAATCACGTCTTGCGCACACAACCCAACAAAATGCCCCCTTAAAAGCCATTCCGATCATGCCACGTCATATGGAATCCAAACATGTGGACACAGATGCCTGATGTTGACAGGTTTCCACATTGAGTACGTTGTGTCTGGCACTGcacttgataatatttgaaaaacaagACCTCGTTTGCAAACAAAGCCTTTCAGTCTCTTTGAAAGGATTGGCCTAaacgaaaattaaaatttgtttagcaaaaaaatgaaacagcCCGTCAATCTTTTTTTGACCAATGGTGGTAGAGATTAATGTGatagttttatataataataattattattattatttctttttaatttttaaaacacatcAACATTATTAGGTATCGAACATTCTATTGCCAGTTAATAATGAAAAAGGAACtgttttaaagttgaaaatctctgctaaaaaattcatttacaaattttcatatattgtcCATAATTCTCAGCCCATAATTAATACCATACGTAGGGCAAATGTTgtgtgcaaaaaaaaaaaaaaaaaaaataataataataataaaatcaaagcaaaaaaaataaaataaaaatgttggtACGTAGTAACTTTGGAAAAGTAGAAACCACATCAATTACAAAGGATAAGCCTCTGCCCATTGTAACATGTAAAAGTCAAAAAGCTTGGCCCCAGGTTTGTTGACGCAGTTTCTAATTCCAAATCTCCGTTTATATTCACAAATTCACAAAACGAAGGATTATAAGGAATTCTGGTGCTGCTCCTTTGTTCCTTATTAGCCATGGACGATTACTGTAATACAATGGAGAAAAGCAAGATACAAACTCTATATGATGCCTGTAATGCCATTTTTTCTCAGAAGGATCTTCCAACTTTCAAACAAATCCAGTGGCTAAAGAAGCTCATCGGTAAATCATTTTCTCTAGCCCTTCCTTATTGTTTTGTTCCTAAACATGTAAATTACTTGATTATATTTAGTGAAAAAGAGCTCAAAATTGAATCCTTTAACATACGCAGACTCATTCGAAGCCATTGATGTTGGGATTGATGAATTGGGATCTTGTGGATCTCCATGTAGAAGCCCAAAGGGATTAATCTGTGGGCAAGACATCTCTATCACTTACATTCACATTCATGAATGTGAGGAATTCTCTGTAAGTAGTAGAAATTAAATccacatttttattaaatacataaaaattaattactattcCGCTtgcattaatattttaattattagttcgtgggttataataaattatgataAATTCATATATGAGAATGCAGATAGGAGTGTTTTGCATGCCAGCAGGAGTGACATTCCCGCTCCATGATCATCCTGGAATGACAGTCTTTTCCAAACTCCTCTATGGTTCTGTCTACACCAAAGCTTATGATTGGATCAAATCCTACAAATCCTCTGCCTCCCAAAAATGtaataatcatttattttacatttttacctTAACAATTAAACACAAAATTGGTGGgtgattattaattatatatatatatatgcagttgGAGTGGCAAGTAAGGTTATAGATGGAATATGGACCGCGCCTTGTGAGACATCAGTCCTATTTCCAAGAAGTGGTGGAAACATTCATTCATTTACAGCATTGACAAGCTCTGCAGTTTTGGACGTTTTGACTCCACCTTACTCTGAGGAGCTTGGAAGGCCTTCCACTTATTTCTCTGACTACCCCATTGTTTCTCTTcctggtaattaattaattaattgtatttaatctTGTAATTTGATTGAATATGGTACTGATCGGATATTTGTGCATCAGGATATGCAATGCTTGAGGAAAGAAGCCTGCCAGATGATCTAGTAGTCATAGGAGCACCATATCTTGGTCCTCTACttgatgatggtgatggtgatggtgatcGTGATGTTGATGACAGTGGTGGGGATCATAACACTTTGTGAACTTGTACAAAACTTGGCTTTGGCTATACCTTGTTCTCTGTAATATATGTGTATCATATCTAATGCAGTCGTGTAGAAAAAGAGGCTGTGCCTAATGATGTAAAGGGGGATCAGTTTACTTTGTCACGTAGAAGGTAAAATTATCTGTCGAAGATCAATTTGTCAGTAATCCCGACCaccgttttatttatttatttgatattgacCACTGTTTTCAGCTTACCAAGAATTCTAGTGCGTGGCTTTGCTTGTTTTAAGCCTAAGTTTTGTGAAAAACAGGTGGACAATACGTAAACCTTAGGATaacctaaattttatatttagaaatacatatataatgaggttctttattttattaaactaaacaAATTTCACTGGAgtcttaaaacttaaaaaaaaaaaaaaaacaaaaaaaaaaaaatcaataacaatatctctttttattattattaaaattaaggtTATTCGAATCTAAAACCTTATACAAGAGATAACCAACTAACATTTTGAATACCTGACAATAGGCTAAAGATCTAGATAtcttatttttacaatataGTCCAAGCTCTAAATGTTATTTGATAACTAATATCCTTtgacaaaatcaaaaaataaaataaaataaaataaaagactaatagCCTTTTAACAttcttaaaatttgaaagagatGAATCCATTTGAACATTAGAACCATGGTACATCAATCACCCTACCTTATATGACCCATAGAATTTCTCCGATAccacataaaaatataactacgctaggaccttttttttttaagctacatatatatatatatatatatatatatatatatatatttgcgcAAGAAGCTTAATTTTATTCGACCCGATCAATATTTGTTTTTCCTTAAGTCTTGCTCAAAATGATACTTTTACGCTATGATTGCCTTTCGGAGAAATAACAAATCTATAATTATTGTTGGACTGGTTATTTTGCACTAATTTGGTATGCAATTAGACGTATACCAAATAAATGTTAATATATACAAGAATTATATATCTAGTTAAGGAATTATACCTTACAAATCTAAGGTGTGTCAACCGATAAACATTTAAATAtcttgaatttaataaattaggtGTTCCAGACAAAAGGACTCATACAGCAAAACACAGCAAAAGCGTAATTAGTAATCAAACTAATACATGGCTATAGCCTGTAGCAATGAATATACCAAACATATTtaataccccaaaaaaaaaaaaagaaaaataattagaatacttCCTTTAAAACTTACACTTTAATTTGCTCGACAGTTTAGTCTTAGGCTCTTGGATTAATATATGTGTGAGAAATAACAGAACATGACATATGGTATGACTgcaatttaaaatcttaaaatttgtaGAGATGACTTGTAATTTGAGtctcttattaaaaaaacacaaatatctTGTTGTTAATATTGTATTGTTCTTAtccttttcataattttaataaataacacTAAAAATTCCGCTAGTAGAGGCTATGTAAATTTCTTATACATGTATCCCTTCAATTTTATatgtgcttttattttatttttatttttgtttttgttgcctCTATTATTGACAAACAAGAATAGAGAAAAGaggctattaaaaaaaaaaaaaaaagaatcaaggaaagggttttgaatttattttattttattatattttttttcaaaagtaagAGTTTCAAACTTCATGATACCCTGAATTTTTCGTAGATACATTTATATATCTACATAAAGGTTCTACTAGTGAAGTTTTTTAGTTTCTTTGCTGAATGGCTGTGAATTTTTATGATTCATTTTGTATTGATTTCTAATTGTCATAAATGAAGAAGCTtaactttttcattattttatatttaatatattcctCGATAAATGCTGACATTGAAATGTATTAAATTGGTGGGTATAGTGTCTTTAGGCCATTTATTAGGTAGGCAAACTGTTACTGCTGCTTTGGATGGCTACGTATATACGATACTGAACCATCAATACGAGGAATTATAGAAATCCTCCCTTTTAAcacttttcttcctttttttttattaatcattttttttgaagaaacaaCGGTAAAG includes the following:
- the LOC107420766 gene encoding 14-3-3-like protein, giving the protein MAVAPSPREENVYMAKLAEQAERYEEMVEFMEKVSASVDNEELTVEERNLLSVAYKNVIGARRASWRIISSIEQKEESRGNEDHVTVIRDYRSKIETELSNICDGILKLLDSRLIPSASSGDSKVFYLKMKGDYHRYLAEFKTGAERKEAAESTLTAYKSAQDIANAELAPTHPIRLGLALNFSVFYYEILNSPDRACNLAKQAFDEAIAELDTLGEESYKDSTLIMQLLRDNLTLWTSDMQDDGADEIKEAAPKRDDEQQGGA
- the LOC107420750 gene encoding plant cysteine oxidase 1-like, producing MDDYCNTMEKSKIQTLYDACNAIFSQKDLPTFKQIQWLKKLIDSFEAIDVGIDELGSCGSPCRSPKGLICGQDISITYIHIHECEEFSIGVFCMPAGVTFPLHDHPGMTVFSKLLYGSVYTKAYDWIKSYKSSASQKFGVASKVIDGIWTAPCETSVLFPRSGGNIHSFTALTSSAVLDVLTPPYSEELGRPSTYFSDYPIVSLPGYAMLEERSLPDDLVVIGAPYLGPLLDDGDGDGDRDVDDSGGDHNTL